One Nostoc punctiforme PCC 73102 DNA window includes the following coding sequences:
- a CDS encoding FIST signal transduction protein gives MFKTAVGHSNDPDSLSAIEEVLQQCVSSLGGDIPKAGILFSAIDFEHALILQQIHQFFPGIELIGGTTDGEISSVLEFQQDSITLMLFCSDEVEINAGVGRKVSVDPIAVTKQAVEQAKAKTTETPRLCLTHPESLTISGVSILHGLKLALGQNVPIFGGLAGDQSRYQNTYQFFQTEVLSDSVPILLFSGTILFSHGVASGWHPIGQISQVTKVDKNILYEIDGKPALDFYHHYLGLLPPSMEYPLAVFDQNRDNFYIRAPIAYNQDSGSITFFADIPDRAVIQIAEACYEDILAASKASFMNALNNYPGAEPSAVLFFSCVARRQILGTRAKEEYQNTKLCLTYHLPGCGFYSYGEIAPIDGMSQTQFHNETFVTLILGTR, from the coding sequence ATGTTTAAAACAGCAGTAGGCCACAGTAACGATCCAGATTCTCTGTCAGCAATTGAAGAAGTTCTTCAGCAATGTGTCAGTTCCCTTGGAGGAGATATACCAAAAGCTGGGATTCTTTTTTCTGCAATTGACTTTGAACATGCTCTCATTTTGCAGCAAATTCATCAGTTTTTTCCGGGAATTGAGTTAATTGGTGGAACAACTGATGGAGAAATTTCTTCAGTTTTAGAATTTCAGCAAGACTCAATCACCTTAATGTTATTTTGCTCAGATGAAGTTGAAATTAATGCAGGAGTTGGACGTAAGGTTTCAGTCGATCCAATTGCTGTAACTAAACAAGCTGTAGAGCAAGCCAAAGCAAAAACTACTGAAACTCCAAGGCTATGTTTAACTCATCCAGAGAGTCTTACAATTAGTGGTGTATCTATATTGCATGGCTTAAAATTAGCTCTTGGTCAAAATGTGCCGATATTCGGCGGTTTAGCAGGCGATCAGTCCAGATATCAAAATACATATCAATTTTTTCAAACAGAAGTATTAAGTGATTCTGTACCAATTCTACTTTTTTCAGGCACAATATTGTTTTCTCATGGTGTTGCAAGTGGTTGGCATCCTATCGGTCAAATAAGCCAAGTGACTAAGGTAGATAAGAACATACTCTATGAAATAGATGGTAAACCAGCTTTAGATTTTTATCATCATTATCTAGGTTTACTTCCTCCTTCAATGGAATATCCTCTAGCAGTATTTGATCAGAATAGAGACAATTTTTATATAAGAGCGCCGATTGCTTACAATCAGGATTCTGGTAGCATCACCTTTTTTGCAGATATTCCCGATCGAGCTGTAATTCAAATTGCGGAAGCATGTTATGAAGATATTTTGGCAGCTTCTAAAGCATCATTTATGAATGCCTTAAATAATTATCCAGGTGCAGAGCCAAGTGCTGTTTTATTTTTTTCATGTGTAGCTCGTCGGCAAATACTTGGTACGAGAGCAAAAGAAGAGTACCAGAATACGAAACTCTGTTTGACTTACCATTTACCTGGTTGTGGGTTTTATTCTTATGGAGAAATTGCTCCTATAGATGGAATGAGCCAGACACAATTCCACAATGAAACTTTTGTAACTTTAATTTTGGGAACTCGGTAG
- a CDS encoding WD40 repeat domain-containing protein, which yields MNSTTKSKEFEQHYSGTLSDYVTAIAWSPQGKTLAATSAAGEVVLWNDGELTTLQTGNGKSVDCLAFSPDGKFLAVGGQDGQVKIWQNTELIATLENAPAWVDKLAWNYTSNQLAFSLGRYVQVWDVDTHEIVVTLNFDNSSVLGIDWRIDGQYLAISGYKGVKIWHSQNWDEEPYSLDMTTVSLAMAWSPDGKFLASGNMDRSVTVLEWNNPDPWVMRGFPGKIRQLAWSEAMTKVGAPILASSSVEGIVVWEKLEDDTLGWEARVLTNHVGTINAIAFAPKSFLLASAAADGWLCLWNQAKEVSQIITGVSGGFSTLAWHPQGKLLAAGGEQGELVIWSKVLRGQGFGRS from the coding sequence ATGAACTCCACAACCAAATCTAAGGAATTTGAACAACACTATTCGGGGACACTTTCAGATTATGTAACTGCGATCGCTTGGTCGCCACAAGGTAAAACTTTAGCAGCAACTTCCGCCGCTGGTGAAGTAGTTTTGTGGAATGATGGCGAACTCACAACTTTACAAACTGGTAACGGTAAATCAGTAGACTGTCTGGCATTTTCCCCAGATGGAAAATTTTTAGCTGTTGGCGGACAGGATGGACAAGTAAAAATTTGGCAGAATACTGAATTAATCGCCACCTTGGAAAATGCCCCCGCATGGGTTGACAAGCTAGCTTGGAATTACACCAGTAACCAACTGGCTTTTAGTTTGGGGCGTTACGTCCAAGTCTGGGATGTAGATACTCATGAAATTGTCGTGACGCTGAATTTCGACAACTCTTCAGTATTGGGTATAGATTGGCGCATTGACGGACAATACTTAGCCATTAGTGGTTATAAGGGAGTAAAGATTTGGCATAGTCAAAACTGGGATGAAGAACCATACAGCCTAGATATGACTACTGTCAGTTTAGCTATGGCTTGGTCGCCCGATGGTAAATTCCTGGCTTCTGGCAACATGGATCGTAGTGTCACTGTTTTGGAATGGAACAATCCCGACCCTTGGGTAATGCGTGGTTTCCCTGGAAAAATTCGCCAATTGGCATGGTCAGAAGCTATGACTAAAGTAGGTGCGCCAATCCTGGCATCTTCCAGCGTTGAAGGTATTGTGGTGTGGGAGAAACTAGAGGATGATACTTTAGGTTGGGAAGCACGAGTATTAACAAATCATGTAGGTACGATCAATGCGATCGCCTTTGCACCAAAAAGTTTCCTTCTCGCTTCTGCTGCTGCTGATGGCTGGTTGTGTTTGTGGAACCAAGCCAAGGAAGTATCTCAAATTATCACAGGTGTCTCAGGAGGTTTTTCGACCTTAGCATGGCATCCCCAAGGCAAGTTACTGGCCGCAGGTGGTGAGCAAGGCGAATTGGTTATTTGGTCAAAGGTTTTACGAGGTCAAGGATTTGGGCGTAGTTAA
- a CDS encoding NAD(P)H-quinone oxidoreductase subunit N: MDFANIASQLNAGTILPEGIVILTLLGVLIVDLILGRTSARWIGYLAIAGLFTSIVALYFQWDNPNPISFTGGFNGDDLSIVFRGIIALSAAVTILMSIRYVDQSGTPLAEFIAILLSATLGGMFLSGASELVMIFISLETLSISSYLLTGYTKRDPRSNEAALKYLLIGASSTAVFLYGVSLLYGLSGGQTELSAIANGIATAKVGQSLGLVIALVFAIAGIGFKISAAPFHQWTPDVYEGAPTPVIAFLSVGSKAAGFALAIRLLTTAFPLVADEWRFVFTALAVLSMILGNVVALAQTSMKRMLAYSSIAQAGFVMIGLIAGTQAGYASMIFYLLVYLFMNLCGFTCIILFSLRTGTDQIAEYSGLYQKDPLLTLGLSIALLSLGGIPPLAGFFGKIYLFWAGWQAGLYWLVLLGLVTTVVSIYYYIRVVKMMVVKEPHEMSDAVKNYPQVRWDLPGLRPLQVGLVITLIATSLAGILSNPLFTLANNSISNTPFLQATINSHVEAQNLLLLPKLDSVSQSQPSVDSTAKI; encoded by the coding sequence ATGGATTTTGCTAATATTGCATCCCAGTTAAATGCTGGAACGATTTTACCAGAGGGGATTGTTATTCTCACCCTCTTGGGGGTTTTGATTGTTGATTTGATTTTGGGGCGTACATCCGCACGCTGGATTGGATATCTAGCGATCGCAGGTTTATTTACTTCCATTGTCGCCCTATATTTTCAATGGGACAATCCTAATCCCATCTCTTTTACCGGTGGCTTTAATGGTGATGACCTGAGTATCGTCTTTCGCGGCATCATTGCCTTGTCTGCGGCTGTGACTATACTGATGTCAATTCGCTACGTCGATCAAAGCGGCACTCCTTTAGCCGAATTCATCGCTATTTTGCTGAGTGCGACTTTAGGAGGGATGTTTTTATCCGGGGCTAGTGAGTTGGTGATGATTTTCATCTCCCTAGAAACCCTGAGTATTTCCTCTTACTTGCTGACAGGTTATACCAAGCGTGACCCCCGCTCCAATGAAGCGGCGCTGAAATACTTGTTAATTGGAGCTTCCAGTACAGCAGTATTTTTGTACGGTGTATCACTGCTGTATGGATTATCTGGAGGACAAACTGAATTAAGTGCGATCGCAAATGGCATTGCCACAGCGAAAGTGGGACAATCTTTAGGTTTAGTGATTGCTCTAGTTTTTGCGATCGCAGGTATTGGCTTTAAAATCTCCGCTGCACCTTTCCACCAGTGGACACCAGACGTTTATGAAGGCGCTCCCACCCCAGTCATCGCCTTTTTATCTGTTGGTTCCAAAGCAGCTGGGTTTGCCCTAGCCATCCGCTTGCTGACAACAGCCTTCCCTCTTGTTGCAGACGAGTGGAGATTTGTCTTCACTGCTCTAGCCGTTCTCAGCATGATTTTGGGTAACGTAGTCGCCCTAGCCCAAACCAGCATGAAACGAATGCTAGCTTATTCATCCATTGCCCAAGCCGGGTTTGTGATGATTGGCTTGATTGCTGGGACACAAGCAGGGTATGCCAGTATGATATTTTACCTACTGGTTTACTTGTTCATGAACCTGTGCGGTTTTACCTGCATCATCCTGTTCTCACTGCGGACAGGAACCGACCAGATTGCCGAATACTCTGGGTTATATCAAAAAGACCCACTCCTAACATTGGGGTTGAGTATTGCTCTGCTTTCCTTGGGTGGTATTCCACCATTGGCTGGGTTTTTCGGCAAGATTTACTTATTCTGGGCTGGTTGGCAAGCAGGACTTTATTGGTTAGTCTTACTGGGCTTAGTTACCACCGTCGTCTCCATCTACTACTACATTCGCGTAGTTAAGATGATGGTAGTCAAAGAACCCCATGAAATGTCCGACGCGGTGAAGAATTATCCACAAGTGCGTTGGGATTTACCTGGACTAAGGCCTTTGCAAGTCGGGCTGGTGATAACATTAATTGCCACTTCCCTAGCAGGGATTTTGTCAAATCCACTGTTTACATTGGCTAACAATTCCATCTCCAATACGCCATTTTTGCAAGCAACAATCAACAGTCATGTAGAAGCACAAAATCTACTGCTTTTACCAAAGTTAGATTCGGTTAGTCAGTCTCAACCCTCAGTTGATTCTACCGCTAAGATTTAA
- a CDS encoding ATP-binding protein, with the protein MTPEQFLEFARVLPEPLLLVSGEGQLLATNQPVADMLGLRRQELRGKMLFELVTQSTDDVVKYLQACSSSRAMVIGSLTLRKNDGQTLICRSQGAVIQPWSPESSSLILLRLENRTLASSNFVLLNQKIDELAKEVQRRKQAEEALWKANQELEIRVEERTTALQETLNELQLTQTQLIQAEKMSSLGQMVAGIAHEINNPVSFIYGNLHHAYKYTHDLLKLVQIYQQLCPNTPLEIQQELEEIDLDFLIQDITKLFQSMTVGTERIQEIVKSLRNFSRLDEAELKQVNIHEGIDSALMILEHRLQARHEYPEIKVIKKYSQLPNVTCYPGQLNQVFMNILANAIDALEALAVNSQTTDNQKLTNNNPQIQIKTEVINEKWIAVSIADNGLGIDEQVRSKVFDPFFTTKTVGKGTGIGLSVSYQIIVEKHGGQLSCFSVPGKGAEFVIKIPVNSVS; encoded by the coding sequence ATGACTCCCGAACAATTTCTTGAATTTGCCAGAGTTTTACCAGAACCTTTGCTCCTGGTGAGTGGAGAGGGTCAGTTGCTAGCGACCAATCAACCAGTAGCAGATATGCTGGGGTTACGCCGTCAGGAACTGCGGGGAAAGATGCTCTTTGAACTTGTAACTCAGTCTACTGACGATGTTGTAAAGTACCTGCAAGCTTGTTCAAGTAGTAGAGCAATGGTTATTGGCTCCTTGACTTTACGAAAGAATGATGGACAAACCTTAATATGTCGTAGTCAAGGAGCCGTTATTCAACCTTGGTCTCCTGAATCTTCAAGTTTAATTCTCTTACGTTTAGAAAATAGAACTTTAGCTAGCAGTAATTTTGTTCTCCTAAACCAGAAAATCGATGAGTTAGCAAAAGAAGTTCAGAGACGTAAACAAGCGGAGGAAGCGCTGTGGAAAGCTAATCAAGAGTTAGAAATTCGGGTTGAGGAACGTACAACTGCTTTACAAGAAACACTAAACGAACTACAACTTACCCAAACTCAACTTATCCAAGCTGAGAAAATGTCTAGTTTAGGTCAGATGGTTGCTGGTATTGCTCATGAAATAAATAACCCCGTCAGTTTTATTTATGGAAACCTCCACCACGCCTATAAATACACTCATGATTTACTGAAATTGGTGCAAATCTATCAACAACTTTGTCCCAATACTCCTCTAGAAATCCAACAGGAGCTAGAAGAAATAGACTTAGATTTTCTGATTCAAGATATAACTAAACTCTTCCAGTCAATGACAGTAGGAACAGAGCGAATTCAGGAAATTGTTAAATCACTACGTAACTTTTCCAGACTGGATGAAGCAGAGCTTAAACAAGTCAATATACATGAAGGAATTGATAGTGCTTTAATGATTTTGGAGCATCGACTGCAAGCTAGGCATGAGTACCCAGAAATCAAAGTGATCAAAAAATATAGTCAGCTACCTAATGTAACTTGCTATCCTGGTCAACTTAACCAAGTGTTTATGAATATTCTTGCTAATGCGATCGATGCACTGGAAGCGCTGGCGGTCAATTCGCAAACAACTGACAATCAAAAGCTGACAAATAATAATCCCCAAATTCAAATCAAAACTGAGGTAATCAATGAAAAATGGATTGCGGTTAGTATTGCTGATAATGGTTTGGGAATAGATGAACAAGTTCGCTCAAAGGTATTCGATCCATTTTTCACTACCAAAACCGTGGGTAAAGGCACAGGAATAGGGCTATCTGTAAGCTATCAAATTATAGTTGAAAAACATGGCGGACAACTGAGCTGTTTTTCGGTTCCAGGAAAAGGTGCAGAATTTGTGATCAAGATACCTGTTAACTCAGTCTCATAA
- a CDS encoding sensor histidine kinase, with protein sequence MEFLDYQQENKELKKANRILQKQLERSEVDRVKLEETNEKKEYLLRKVIAELKEYQNNLEERSQELEMMLLNLQIMQNKMSSLGSLVADVAHEINNPVGFIVGNLTPAQEYIQNLLHLIDLYQKTYPQASQEIQEIIKVMDLEYVREDLPKLISSMREGTNRISNISSSLRTFSRTDTEQKVMFNLHECIDNTLFILKYRLKDNKIRPAIQVVKNYDGEIPPIPCFPGQLSQVFMNLLANAIDALDESNSGLSFDEIKESHNQIIIHTARNKDENHALIKIQDNGVGISPDVQQKMFSHLFTTKPVGKGTGLGLSIAYQIIVQKHRGTLEVKSVLGKGSEFITRIPIS encoded by the coding sequence ATGGAATTTTTGGATTACCAACAAGAAAATAAGGAACTAAAGAAAGCGAATAGAATTCTTCAAAAGCAATTAGAGCGTTCTGAGGTAGACCGGGTAAAACTAGAAGAGACAAATGAGAAAAAAGAATATTTGCTCAGAAAAGTAATTGCTGAATTAAAGGAATATCAAAACAATCTAGAAGAAAGAAGCCAAGAACTAGAAATGATGCTTCTTAATCTTCAGATAATGCAGAATAAGATGTCTAGTTTGGGAAGTTTGGTTGCAGATGTAGCTCATGAAATTAACAATCCAGTTGGCTTTATAGTAGGTAATCTGACTCCAGCTCAAGAGTATATTCAGAATTTGTTACATTTGATCGACCTATATCAAAAAACCTATCCTCAAGCATCTCAAGAAATTCAAGAAATCATCAAAGTAATGGATCTAGAGTATGTGCGTGAGGATTTACCTAAACTAATTTCATCAATGAGAGAAGGCACTAATCGCATTTCTAATATTAGTAGTAGCTTGCGAACTTTTTCCAGAACAGATACAGAACAAAAAGTTATGTTTAACCTTCATGAATGTATTGACAACACTCTTTTTATTCTCAAGTATCGGTTGAAAGATAATAAGATTCGTCCTGCTATTCAAGTAGTTAAAAATTATGACGGTGAGATTCCTCCTATACCATGCTTTCCAGGACAATTGAGTCAGGTATTTATGAATTTGTTGGCAAATGCAATTGATGCTTTAGATGAGTCGAATTCGGGATTGAGTTTTGATGAAATTAAGGAAAGTCACAATCAAATTATAATTCATACTGCTCGAAACAAAGATGAGAATCACGCATTGATTAAGATTCAAGATAATGGTGTAGGAATATCGCCTGATGTTCAGCAAAAAATGTTTAGTCATTTATTCACAACAAAACCTGTGGGAAAAGGAACAGGATTAGGATTATCAATCGCTTATCAAATAATTGTTCAAAAACATAGGGGAACTCTAGAGGTAAAATCTGTGCTAGGAAAAGGTTCTGAGTTTATCACTAGAATTCCCATCTCTTAA
- a CDS encoding methanogen output domain 1-containing protein, with protein MTNALNHSIATLNVSLERDIFLRTLIRELSGTLQDVVGLEEASGFISVVGERMATQLDQDYKSALEVSKLSRKQVADVLIDLKKRIQGDFYVVEQDDEKIVFGNRVCPFGEKVLNRPAMCMMTSNVFGTIAANNLGYAKVELQQTIAQGASGCRVIVYLKFTEEAEDAEGREYFRGLESV; from the coding sequence ATGACTAATGCACTTAATCATTCGATAGCCACGCTTAATGTTTCTTTAGAACGCGATATATTTTTACGTACATTAATTAGAGAATTATCTGGCACTTTGCAGGATGTAGTTGGCTTAGAAGAAGCTTCTGGATTTATTAGTGTAGTTGGTGAAAGGATGGCTACGCAGCTTGATCAAGATTACAAATCTGCTCTGGAAGTCTCCAAACTTTCCCGTAAGCAGGTCGCTGATGTCTTGATTGATTTAAAAAAACGAATCCAGGGCGATTTTTATGTTGTTGAGCAGGATGATGAAAAAATTGTCTTTGGCAACCGCGTCTGCCCATTTGGGGAAAAAGTGCTTAATCGCCCTGCCATGTGTATGATGACTTCAAACGTCTTTGGGACGATCGCAGCTAATAATCTGGGATATGCGAAAGTAGAATTGCAACAGACAATAGCACAGGGTGCTTCGGGATGTAGAGTTATTGTTTACTTAAAATTTACAGAAGAGGCAGAAGATGCAGAAGGTCGAGAATACTTTAGGGGACTAGAATCTGTGTAA
- a CDS encoding CobW family GTP-binding protein, with product MVADVINNSVPVTVLTGYLGAGKTTLLNHILTYEHGKKVAVIVNEFGEVGIDNQLIIDADEEIFEMNNGCICCTVRGDLIRIIGNLMKRRDKFDHLVIETTGLADPAPVIQTFFVDEDLQSQISLDAVVTVVDAKHIWQHWDADEAQEQIAFADVILLNKTDLVAPEELDELEKRIRAMNAIAKIYRTQNSELGMDALLGVKAFDLDRALEIDPDFLGEDAHVHDETVYSVALVEAGAVDGEKLNTWLSKLLRTQGPDIFRMKGILNIAGEDNRFVFQGVHMIFDGKPDRPWKPSETPKNELVFIGRNLDAAQLKQDFLACLA from the coding sequence ATGGTGGCTGACGTAATCAACAATTCAGTTCCCGTTACTGTTCTTACAGGCTATTTGGGAGCAGGTAAAACGACTCTACTCAATCACATCCTCACCTACGAACACGGCAAAAAAGTTGCTGTGATTGTCAATGAATTTGGGGAAGTGGGTATTGATAATCAATTGATTATCGATGCAGATGAAGAAATATTTGAAATGAATAATGGCTGTATCTGTTGTACAGTACGCGGCGATTTAATTCGCATCATTGGTAATTTGATGAAGCGGCGCGATAAATTTGACCATTTAGTAATTGAAACAACTGGATTAGCCGATCCAGCTCCAGTGATTCAGACATTTTTTGTAGATGAAGATTTGCAAAGTCAAATATCTCTAGATGCGGTAGTGACAGTGGTAGATGCCAAGCATATTTGGCAGCATTGGGATGCAGACGAAGCCCAAGAACAGATTGCCTTTGCCGATGTAATTTTACTTAATAAAACAGATTTGGTAGCGCCAGAAGAGTTAGATGAATTAGAAAAACGGATTCGGGCGATGAATGCGATCGCAAAAATCTACCGCACCCAAAATTCTGAACTAGGAATGGATGCTTTATTAGGTGTAAAAGCCTTTGATTTAGATCGTGCATTAGAAATCGATCCAGATTTCTTAGGTGAAGATGCCCACGTACACGATGAAACTGTTTATTCTGTGGCTTTAGTAGAAGCAGGCGCAGTCGATGGAGAAAAATTAAACACTTGGCTTTCGAAATTACTGCGTACCCAAGGCCCAGACATCTTTCGGATGAAAGGCATTTTAAATATTGCTGGAGAAGATAATCGATTTGTATTCCAAGGGGTACACATGATATTTGATGGCAAACCCGATCGCCCCTGGAAACCTAGCGAAACCCCCAAAAACGAACTAGTCTTCATCGGCCGCAACCTTGATGCAGCCCAACTCAAGCAAGATTTTCTCGCTTGTCTAGCATAA